A genomic region of Staphylococcus roterodami contains the following coding sequences:
- a CDS encoding YybS family protein, which yields MGVAYVFSKIQPKATMIATIMLIFVALALYQMPGLGLVFSLFATIPGIILWNKSTQSFGISALITVIITTILGNTFVLSAIILVLIASLIIGQLLKEKTSKERILYVTTVAMSLISLIAFMLLQTFGKIPSSASLVKPFKQSLHEVITMSGVDANMTQILEEGFRQATVQLPGFIIIITFFIVLINLIVTFPILRKFKIATPVFKPLFAWQMSGILLWIYIIVLVCLLFTSQPSVFQSILLNFQLVLSLVMYIQGLSVIHFFGKAKGLPNAVTILLLIIGTLLSPTTHIVGLLGVIDLSLNLKRIMKNNSKK from the coding sequence ATGGGAGTGGCTTATGTGTTTTCAAAAATACAACCTAAAGCAACAATGATTGCAACAATAATGTTGATATTTGTCGCTTTAGCTTTATATCAAATGCCTGGTTTAGGACTAGTATTTTCATTATTTGCAACCATACCAGGTATCATTTTATGGAATAAATCAACACAATCTTTTGGAATTAGTGCACTTATTACAGTGATTATAACAACTATTCTAGGTAATACTTTCGTGTTAAGTGCTATTATATTAGTCTTAATCGCAAGTTTAATTATCGGTCAATTATTAAAAGAAAAGACATCTAAAGAGAGAATTTTATACGTAACAACTGTAGCGATGAGTTTGATTTCATTAATCGCATTCATGTTACTTCAAACGTTCGGGAAAATTCCTTCCTCAGCAAGCTTAGTAAAACCTTTCAAACAATCACTTCATGAAGTGATTACGATGAGTGGCGTCGATGCAAATATGACCCAAATACTAGAAGAAGGGTTTAGACAAGCGACCGTTCAATTACCTGGTTTCATCATTATCATTACATTTTTTATTGTCTTAATTAACTTAATCGTTACATTTCCGATTTTACGAAAATTTAAAATCGCAACACCAGTGTTTAAGCCACTTTTCGCATGGCAAATGAGCGGGATTTTATTATGGATATATATTATTGTACTTGTATGCTTGTTATTTACAAGTCAACCAAGTGTGTTCCAGAGCATACTTTTAAACTTCCAACTTGTGTTATCATTAGTGATGTATATTCAAGGTTTAAGTGTTATTCATTTCTTTGGTAAAGCGAAAGGTTTGCCGAATGCAGTAACGATTTTACTATTGATTATCGGTACATTATTGTCACCTACGACACATATTGTAGGATTACTTGGTGTTATCGATTTAAGTTTGAATTTGAAGCGAATCATGAAAAATAATTCTAAAAAGTGA
- a CDS encoding alpha/beta fold hydrolase family protein produces the protein MTNYTVDTLNLGEFITESGEVIDNLRLRYEHVGYYGQPLVVVCHALTGNHLTYGTDDNPGWWREIIDGGYVPINDYQFLTFDVIGSPFGSSSPLNDAHFPKKLTLRDIVRANELGIRALGYDKINILIGGSLGGMQAMELLYNQQFQVDKAIILAATSRTSSYSRAFNEIARQAIHLGGKEGLSIARQLGFLTYRSSKSYDERFTPEEVVAYQQHQGNKFKERFDLNCYLTLLDVLDSHNIDRGRTDVTHVFNNLETKVLTMGFIDDLLYPDDQVRALGERFKYHRHFFVPDNVGHDGFLLNFNTWAPNLYHFLNLKHFKRK, from the coding sequence ATGACAAATTACACAGTAGATACTTTAAATTTAGGGGAATTTATAACAGAATCTGGGGAAGTCATAGATAATTTACGTTTACGATACGAACATGTAGGTTATTATGGACAACCATTAGTTGTAGTTTGTCATGCATTAACCGGTAATCATTTAACATATGGTACTGATGATAATCCTGGATGGTGGCGAGAAATTATTGATGGTGGATATGTGCCCATCAATGACTATCAATTTTTAACCTTTGATGTCATTGGGAGTCCGTTTGGCTCAAGTTCACCTTTGAACGATGCTCATTTTCCTAAAAAACTAACATTACGAGATATCGTTAGAGCTAACGAATTAGGTATTCGAGCACTTGGATATGACAAGATTAATATATTAATAGGTGGGAGCCTTGGCGGTATGCAAGCAATGGAATTATTGTATAATCAACAATTTCAAGTAGATAAAGCTATCATTCTCGCTGCTACTAGTAGAACTTCATCATATAGCAGAGCTTTCAATGAAATTGCAAGACAAGCGATTCATCTTGGTGGTAAAGAAGGATTGAGTATTGCACGTCAGTTAGGTTTTTTGACATATCGGTCATCTAAAAGTTACGATGAACGTTTCACACCCGAAGAAGTCGTAGCATATCAACAACATCAAGGTAATAAATTTAAAGAGCGTTTCGACTTGAATTGCTATTTGACGCTGCTTGATGTTTTAGACAGCCACAACATTGACCGCGGTCGTACTGATGTAACGCATGTTTTTAACAATTTAGAAACAAAAGTGTTAACAATGGGATTTATTGATGATTTATTATATCCAGATGATCAAGTACGCGCCTTAGGTGAACGATTTAAATATCATCGTCATTTCTTTGTACCTGATAACGTAGGGCACGATGGATTCCTACTAAATTTTAATACGTGGGCACCTAATTTATATCATTTTTTAAATTTAAAGCATTTCAAACGTAAGTAA